A genomic window from Herpetosiphonaceae bacterium includes:
- a CDS encoding methyltransferase, with the protein MEAWPCRHFPECGGCAMQDIAYTDQLAAKRAALLDIWGAALPAALRDEYAIVAAPDPFGYRLRMDYVCSDDRFGLRVRKRFYAIVDLAECHLIPPSLFEILRGVYTAARECGLPDYNVYHNTGFLRYLVVRRNVRDEWLLSFVTSERAYEQQMEQAARAALDAGATSVWWLLNPRHADLSFGEPLRRWGAEFLPQYVLDRTLLMGPNTFFQNNICGFEQILRYITPFVAGAERMIDLYAGVGTIGICLADRVGQVFAAELSDESVALARRNIQLNGLDDRIEVVQADVAEVLSDDRIAQRAPGDVLVVDPPRAGLGPDVCAQLSARGPARIVYVSCNAITQALDCELLGERYAIVAARGFDLFPQTYHCEHVVVLERRGS; encoded by the coding sequence TTGGAAGCGTGGCCGTGCCGTCATTTTCCGGAGTGCGGCGGCTGCGCCATGCAGGACATCGCCTATACCGATCAACTGGCCGCCAAACGCGCGGCGCTGCTCGACATCTGGGGCGCGGCGCTGCCCGCGGCGCTGCGCGACGAGTACGCGATCGTCGCCGCGCCCGATCCGTTCGGCTACCGGCTGCGCATGGACTACGTGTGCTCCGACGATCGGTTTGGGCTGCGTGTGCGCAAGCGCTTCTACGCAATCGTCGATCTGGCCGAGTGCCATCTGATCCCGCCCTCGCTCTTCGAGATTCTGCGCGGCGTCTACACCGCCGCCCGCGAGTGTGGCCTGCCCGATTACAATGTGTACCACAACACCGGATTTTTGCGCTATCTGGTCGTGCGCCGCAACGTCCGCGACGAGTGGCTGCTCTCCTTTGTCACCTCCGAGCGGGCGTACGAGCAGCAGATGGAGCAGGCCGCGCGCGCTGCTCTGGATGCGGGCGCGACCAGCGTGTGGTGGCTGCTCAACCCGCGTCACGCCGATCTGTCGTTTGGCGAGCCGCTGCGCCGCTGGGGCGCGGAGTTTCTGCCGCAGTATGTCCTCGATCGCACGCTGCTGATGGGACCGAACACGTTTTTTCAGAATAATATCTGCGGCTTCGAGCAAATTCTGCGCTATATCACGCCCTTTGTCGCCGGAGCCGAGCGCATGATCGATCTTTACGCGGGCGTCGGCACGATCGGCATCTGTCTGGCGGATCGGGTCGGGCAGGTCTTTGCCGCCGAGCTAAGCGATGAAAGCGTGGCCCTGGCGCGGCGCAACATTCAGCTTAACGGCCTTGATGATCGGATCGAGGTGGTGCAGGCGGATGTGGCCGAGGTGCTGAGCGACGACCGCATCGCCCAGCGGGCACCCGGCGATGTGCTGGTGGTCGATCCGCCGCGCGCCGGGCTGGGGCCGGATGTCTGCGCGCAGCTCAGCGCGCGCGGCCCCGCGCGGATCGTCTATGTGTCGTGCAATGCGATCACCCAGGCGCTCGACTGTGAGCTGCTCGGCGAGCGCTACGCGATCGTCGCGGCGCGCGGCTTCGATCTCTTCCCGCAGACCTACCACTGTGAGCATGTCGTGGTGCTGGAGCGGCGGGGTAGCTAG